The genomic segment CCCGAAGCCTACATCCTCAACCGCATGAGCGGCCGCTGGAAGAGCTTTTTCCTGCTGGTCATTCTCGGACCGCTGTTGATCTCCGTCGTGGCGCGCACGCTCGGCTGGGCGCTGCTGTTCGGCGGCAACAACGGTCTCGTCAACAAGCTCCTGATGTCGCTCGGCGCGATCCGTTCGCCCATTCCGTTCATGTTCACCGAAACCGGCATGGTGGTCGCGCTCGCGCATGTGATGATGCCGTTCATGGTGCTCTCGGTCTGGGCGGCGCTGCAGCGGCTCGACCCGCAGATCGAGAATGCCGCGATGTCGCTCGGCGCGGGCCCCGCGACCATCATCCGCCGAATCATCATGCCGCAGATCATGCCGGGCGTGCTGTCGGGTGCCATCATTGTGTTCTCGCTCTCTGCCAGCGCTTTCGCCACACCGGCGATCATCGGCGGCCGCCGGCTCAAGGTCGCCGCGACGCTTGCCTATGACGAGTTCCTCAACACCCTGAACTGGCCGCTGGGAGCTGCGGTCGCAACGCTGCTGCTGGTCGCGCTGGTGCTGATCGTGGTCGGCAGCAATGCGCTGATCGAGCGCCGCTATGCCGAGGTGTTCCGATGAGGCAGAACGGTCCGCTCGCGTTGATCTTCCACACCATCTTCGTCATCGTCATGGTGGCGCCGATCCTAGTGGTCTGCCTCGTCGCCTTCACCCCCGAAGGGTTTCTGTCGCTACCGACCAACGGGTTTTCGCTGCGCTGGTTCAGGACCATCCTGAACTATCCCGAATTCATCCACGCGT from the Bradyrhizobium sp. WBAH42 genome contains:
- a CDS encoding ABC transporter permease, with the translated sequence MSMAAEERSLRAPWALTAPALMLFAGVLLIPLAMTVMLSFHDWGQYKGIEPVFILKNWHEMATDPYYAEMFWRTFRIAILTTLLTALLGAPEAYILNRMSGRWKSFFLLVILGPLLISVVARTLGWALLFGGNNGLVNKLLMSLGAIRSPIPFMFTETGMVVALAHVMMPFMVLSVWAALQRLDPQIENAAMSLGAGPATIIRRIIMPQIMPGVLSGAIIVFSLSASAFATPAIIGGRRLKVAATLAYDEFLNTLNWPLGAAVATLLLVALVLIVVGSNALIERRYAEVFR